A section of the Girardinichthys multiradiatus isolate DD_20200921_A chromosome 5, DD_fGirMul_XY1, whole genome shotgun sequence genome encodes:
- the LOC124867737 gene encoding stonustoxin subunit alpha-like, whose translation NLSFQVEDMTSDQRNVVALGRPFGLGMLYDARQDQLITDFTLWDRETIQKFTIRTTQNSSDYETTASDSIETKASLLKADASLMAGVLSGLVEVGGSANYLNDKKKFKNQSRVILEYKATTAYERLALNHQDAKKLQSKDVIKNSHATHVVTGILYGANAFFVFDSEMLDSSSLHSMKAKMQSLINKIPKLDLEGNVLKHLQEEEKKVMDKVSCKFYGDFILEKNTTTFKEAVDTYRKLPALLGQNGEKSVPVRVWLTPLKNLDPAAPQLKGDLYEGLLKKAANVLEGIREIQMRCNETLEREVVKTFPPINKKLQCFQHLCEDYVKTIQQTMQEKIPLIREGEEEEEECLENFLDEQEKSPFSQDNLEKWLDNLDREINVITSCLDIMKGIKIIPEESDLDRQVLGVEDALCFVFTSIESNDPYMDQMDNYFKETPTCVTPPSKDQWFFSGEVLENITQKANMISETAKGLKSSSRFTFLVAALPNEEFRGATIYRYRKGVLKTKDFSKPAIHRVRNVTNKEDLIWYSCDPTLDTETVNGYLILSEGDKKATCGAWQRYPKTEKRFDSYPQVLCREGLTGCHYFEVVWSSEITKELGVGLAHESSPRKGGGRHTGFGYNNVSWYFGVNDNVLRAWHNRSKMWSSALPTGCNRIGVYLDCPGGTMSFYQVSSDTLTHLYTFENRFTAPLYPGFYIWEKSNFAVFCPV comes from the exons AATCTGTCCTTTCAGGTTGAAGACATGACCTCAGATCAAAGGAATGTGGTTGCCTTGGGTCGGCCTTTTGGGTTAGGAATGCTATATGACGCTCGCCAGGATCAACTGATCACAG ATTTTACTCTGTGGGACAGAGAAACTATTCAAAAATTCACCATAAGAACAACCCAGAACAGTAGCGATTATGAAACTACTGCTTCAGACTCCATTGAAACCAAGGcttctctgctgaaggctgatgCGTCTCTGATGGCCGGTGTTCTGAGTGGTCTGGTTGAAGTTGGAGGATCTGCCAACTATCTAAATGATAAGAAGAAGTTCAAGAACCAGAGCAGAGTCATTCTTGAGTACAAAGCAACAACTGCATACGAACGGCTGGCTCTGAACCATCAAGATGCCAAGAAACTGCAATCTAAAgatgttattaaaaatagcCATGCAACACATGTAGTCACAGGCATCCTTTATGGGGCGAAtgctttctttgtgtttgacaGCGAGATGTTGGACAGTAGCAGTCTGCACAGCATGAAGGCAAAAATGCAAAGTTTAATAAACAAGATACCAAAACTGGATCTTGAAGGAAATGTTCTCAAACATctgcaagaagaagaaaaaaaggtaaTGGACAAAGTATCCTGTAAATTTTATGGTGATTTCATTCTGGAAAAGAACACTACAACATTTAAAGAAGCAGTAGATACCTACAGAAAGCTTCCAGCCCTTCTTGGACAAAATGGAGAGAAATCAGTTCCTGTTAGAGTCTGGCTGACCCCTCTGAAGAATCTGGATCCAGCTGCACCTCAGCTAAAGGGAGACCTTTATGAGGGTTTACTCAAAAAAGCTGCAAATGTTCTGGAAGGTATCAGAGAAATACAAATGAGATGCAATGAAACCCTGGAAAGGGAAGTCGTGAAAACTTTTCCACCGATAAACAAAAAGTTGCAATGCTTCCAACATCTGTGTGAAGACTATGTGAAAACAATCCAACAGACCATGCAAGAGAAAATTCCCCTCATTCGTGAaggtgaagaagaagaagaagaatgctTAGAAAATTTCCTTGATGAGCAGGAAAAGTCTCCCTTCAGCCAGGACAATTTAGAGAAGTGGCTTGATAATTTAGACAGAGAAATTAACGTCATCACATCCTGTTTAGATATTATGAAGGGAATCAAGATCATCCCAGAAGAGTCAGACTTGGATAGACAAGTTCTTGGTGTAGAAGATGCcctctgctttgtttttacCTCAATTGAAAGTAATGACCCCTACATGGACCAGATggataattattttaaagaaactcCAACCTGTGTGACTCCACCTTCTAAAGACCAgtggttcttctctggtgaggtCTTAGAAAACATCACACAGAAAGCCAACATGATCTCAGAAACTGCTAAAGGCCTGAAGAGCAGCAGCAGATTCACTTTCCTTGTAGCAGCACTGCCAAACGAGGAGTTCAGAGGAGCAACCATCTACCGTTACAGGAAAGGTGTCTTGAAAACTAAAGACTTCTCAAAACCTGCCATTCATCGAGTGAGAAATGTGACGAATAAAGAAGATTTAATCTGGT ACTCCTGTGATCCTACTTTGGACACAGAAACTGTGAATGGGTACCTCATTCTGTCTGAAGGAGACAAGAAGGCAACATGTGGAGCCTGGCAAAGATATCCTAAAACAGAGAAGAGGTTTGATTCATATCCCCAGGTTCTGTGCAGGGAAGGTCTGACAGGGTGTCATTACTTTGAGGTAGTGTGGAGCAGTGAAATTACTAAAGAGCTTGGTGTAGGTCTCGCACATGAAAGCAGTCCAAGAAAAGGAGGGGGTAGACACACTGGATTTGGATATAATAACGTCTCCTGGTATTTTGGTGTTAATGACAATGTTCTCCGTGCGTGGCACAATCGTAGTAAGATGTGGTCTTCTGCTCTTCCTACTGGATGCAACAGAATTGGGGTGTATTTAGATTGTCCGGGTGGCACTATGTCCTTCTACCAAGTGTCCTCTGACACTTTGACCCATCTGTACACCTTTGAGAACCGATTCACTGCACCACTTTACCCAGGTTTCTACATCTGGGAAAAATCTAACTTTGCTGTTTTCTGCCCAGTGTAA